The nucleotide window ACTAAAGTATCAAAAAAGCGCTGATTCCAATACAGAATCGCGCTGTCTTTATATTGTTAGGCCTAGTGAAATTACGGGTGCTATACTCGAGTAAAATCAAGATATCTTGTTCCTTGGAAAGTTAACTTGCCAATATCCCCTTCTGCAAGCATACCGTACTCCTTCCCTGAAACATGAAACTCTGATCGGTCACCACTCTCGAACTCAAATGTAATAAAGTACTTTGTAGATGTACTGTGCGAGTGGTGATTATTATCATGATGGTGATGGGTATTTCTCGTTACATTTGTTCGTTTACCTTTTACGATGGCTGGAATTGTTAGGCGGGGTGAGTTCTCATTTTTCTTCCATTGCTTGAATCCACTGAATAGACCCCCAATTATTGAGATAAATATGATAATAAAAATAAGTGCGATAAATATTGGTCCGAAGTTGAATAACCAATCCCCACTTCCTGGCATGTCATACATGAAATCCCCCCTTACTATGATATTTAAATTATACGGATAAAATGGAAGAAAGTTTCAGATTGATGATTGAATCCCCGGCAACTTTACTTCACCATAAATTCAATAATTAAAAACGGGCGCTGATTCTTATTAAAGAATCGCACCCGCGCACCTATACACTATGGAATTGAAGAACATCATACTAATGAAAACGACACAACTGGTTCATATTTCGGTGTATTTTCCACATTTGATTTATATAGGACGATTTCATTTACTTCAAAAGATAAAGGCTTTTCTTTAAATGGGTTTTGTGTGGCTAAGTTGTCCACTATGAAATCTTCATTAGCTCCCCATTTTCGGGCCAATGTAATATGCGGATGATAAGGGCGTGTTTCTAACTTAAAACCTTCATCTAGACAAGTTTGATGAACAATTTCCTGAATTTTATATAAAGCATCTGATTCACTCACTGCCCCCCAAAATATACGAGGTGATTTTTGAGCTCCAAACACACCCAATCCTTTGATATCTAATTTAAAAGTTTTTTGATTCTCTATGGCATCCCCAACCGATTCAATAACGGATGTTAGTTGCTTTGGTTTTACAGTACCAAGGAATGCAAGCGTTATATGATAATCATTTAAATCCACCCATCGCTTAAACTGGAATATTGGTTTAATTCGTGTCAGTTCCTCATAAATGGTTTGTTTTACCTCATCCGGAATCCGAACCGCCCAAAAGTAGTGCGCCACTCTCTCCATATTCTTCACCTCTTCTATAACAGAATTGACATTATTAAAAAAACTAATACAAATACAATGATGATATGTAAAGATATCCAAAATCATTTATAAACTTGTCCGAAGAAAAGTAGAAATTAACAAAAATAAGCGCAGACCCCTGTACAGAATTGCGCTCATACTAGCAGATACTGGCTTCGATCACCTCAATTTCACCATTTTGATTTACGCTGTCTACCCCACGTTCACAGTTTCCTTTTATTTCCCACTCAATGTAGTATTTATTATTTTTTAATTTAACAGATATTATTTCAGTTTTACCATTATGGTTATAGTGATTATCTAAGACCAATAGTTCTGCTTCATCTTCTGTTATGACATTTTGAATAGATGAACAGCCTGCCAATACTAAGACTGCAATTAATAGATGACGTTCAAAATATATTTTCACCGCTTTATGATTTTGTTTCATTCCTTACCCCTTTTTTATATTTCACATAGATTTATGTAGGTCCTAAAAAAATAACGCGTTCTTTTTATTAAACTACGTCTGTTAATTTTCACATATGTAAAGATTCATTAAATCCGTTTCGAATAAAAAATCATCGTTAGAGGAATTGAGGTAACCATAATACAAAATAAAATCGTTAAAACTTCTGATGCAGTTAGAGTTTTAGCTAATGTAATAAATAGCAGTGTGATAGTTGCAAACAGCGTAAAATAGTTAGCTGTCATACTTTTACCTATAATTTCTTTTGTACGCTCATCTTTCGGAAACAAATGTGGCGATAAATAGGCCATCATTAATGAACTAGTTCCCAAGAAAAAGGTCATCATGCCTACTGGAAAATCGCCATTTGCAATATATGGGTAATTAATATATATACTTAATGGAATTATAATAATAGCTAAAAATAAATACCCCAGTTGATTTTTCCGAGCTTCTTTCATTCAATTTCCCCCTCATAAATAAATATATCTTCAATCTTACAATTAAAAATTTCTGCCAATTTAAATGCTAAAATTATCGACGGATTATATTTTTCTTTTTCCAGCGAAATAATAGTTTGTCTAGAGACAGAAAGTTTTTCTGCCAACTGGTCTTGTGTCATACTGCGCTGAGCCCGTAAAACCTTAATATTGTTTTTAATAATAAATCCTCCTAATATGTAAAGTAAGTTTTACTTAAAGTAAAGTTTACTTTACATATTATCAAATTGCAAGTCACCAAAAAGTTATTTCTTCCAATTTCAACTTCAAAATAAAAACAAGCGCCGATTCTTAAAACAGAATCGCGCTCGCTTGGCTTCATATCAACCATCTACATATTTTATTCATCATCTTATTTCGTGAAACTGACGATGAAGTTGATGGACTTCCTCCGCTAGTTCAGGAACAGGACCATCTATAATTGCATCATTAATAACTTCTTGAATGGACAGATTGCGTACACGGGAAGGAGCTTGGCCGAATTCTGCTAGCCACTTTGCCAACTGTTTAGATGAACTTGCATAAACAATCCGCCCTAAACCTACCCAACCATGAGCAGCGGCGCACATCGGACAATGTTCCCCGGAAGTATATACTGTCGCATTGATTCTTTCTTCAGGTTCCATATTATTTGCTGCCCATCGCGCTATCGCAAACTCAGGATGCTGTGTATGGTCACCGCCTGCCACATGATTATGATCCTCAAAAAGCACTTCTCCCTCAGCGGAAACAAGAATTGATCCAAATGGCTCGTCACCTTTCTCTAAGGCAGTTTTTGCTAATTCTACACAACGTTGTAAGTGTTTTAAATCTAAATTATTTATCATATTAGTATCCTCCTTATCCTGTAAGTAGAAACCTTTTCAGCAATCATTATAACAGAACTATCAGATTATTTTAGGTTTATGTTTTGATGTATCACCGTAACTGACCTTATAATTTTATTTAAAATTGACTATTTTAACATGGTCAATTTTCATTATACTAAGAGTTATTACAGGAATGGAGGTTATTTACATGGTACAAGTTGGAACAGATCGAGTAAAACGAGGAATGGCAGAAATGCAAAAGGGGGGCGTTATTATGGATGTCATTAACGCGGAACAAGCAAAAATTGCGGAAGCTACAGGTGCAGTGGCAGTGATGGCGCTGGAACGTGTGCCTTCCGATATTCGGAAAGCTGGCGGTGTTGCCCGTATGGCTGATCCGCGGATTGTGGAGGAAGTGATGAATGCCGTAACGATTCCTGTTATGGCAAAAGCACGAATTGGTCACATTGTAGAAGCACGTGTATTAGAGTCAATGGGTGTGGATTATATCGATGAAAGTGAAGTTTTAACACCGGCTGATGAAGAATTCCATTTACTTAAGAGTGATTATACAGTGCCCTTTGTTTGTGGCTGCCGTGACTTAGGAGAAGCAGCTCGACGTATTGGTGAAGGGGCTTCTATGCTCCGTACGAAAGGTGAACCAGGTACAGGCAACATCGTGGAAGCCGTTCGTCACCTCAGAAAAGTTAACGCTCAGGTTCGCCGTGTTGTCGGAATGAATGTGGATGAATTAATGACCGAAGCCAAAATTTTAGGTGCCCCATTTGAATTACTATTGGAAATTAAACGTTTAGGACGTTTGCCTGTTGTGAATTTTGCCGCAGGTGGTGTGGCAACTCCGGCTGATGCCGCGTTAATGATGGAGCTTGGTGCAGATGGTGTATTTGTTGGCTCCGGTATTTTCAAATCAGAGAATCCCGAAAAATTTGCGCGTGCCATCGTGGAAGCCACAACACATTACACAGACTACAAACTGATTGCTGAAATTTCGAAGGAACTTGGAACACCGATGAAAGGAATTGAAATAGCTACACTGAGTGTTAATGAACGGATGCAGGAGCGTGGCTGGTAATATGGCAAAAATAGGAGTACTTGCATTACAAGGTGCAGTAAAGGAGCATATTCAGCAAATCACACTTCTTGGTCATGATGCTGTTGCAGTAAAAACAAGCGGTGATTTACGCGGTATTGACGGTCTTATTTTGCCTGGTGGAGAAAGTACGACAATCGGTAAAATGTTAGAACGAAATGACTTGTTAGAGCCTATACAAGAATTGGCACAACAAGGCATCCCAATGTTCGGGACATGTGCCGGTCTTATACTATTGGCCAAAAAAATTAAGGATTCCGCTACCCCTCACCTCGGTTTAATGGATGTGGAAGTAGAAAGAAATTCTTTCGGCCGACAAGTAGACAGCTTTGAAGCACCGTTATCTATTCCATCAATTGGTGATGAAATAACTGCCGTTTTTATTCGAGCTCCGCATATTGTATCGGTCGGTGAACATGTCGAAATACTTGCTACATATGAAGAACGAATTGTACTAGCTAGAGAGGGTCAATTTTTAGGCTGCTCTTTTCATCCAGAACTGACCGATGATGTACGTATATTAGAATTTTTTATCGGTATGGTAAATGAATTTATTAAGGTCCCTAGATAGATTAAAAAAGAAGCACAACTGCGTGCTTCTTTTGTTTGCTGGATTATTTGTTCAAGCCTTTTTCATGGATACGATAAATCATAGCTGCCATATGTGCTCTTGTTGTCGGATTATTTGGACCAAACCGGCTGGCGCTATAGCCCGCCATAATTCCTTCCTGTTTCATCGTTTCAATCGCAAGAGATGCCCAAAAGTTTTGATCCACATCTTTAAATGAATTGACACCTTTGTTTGCAGGTCGGCTGTAAAAAACGGCATTATAGAAAATCTGAGCCATTTGCGCCCTTGTTAAATATGTATTTGGTGAAAAACGTCCATCACCGATGCCATTGATGATTTTATGTTGTGCAACTAAACGAATGGAGTCTGATGCCCAAAAGCTTTTTTCCACATCACTGAAGGAAATATCTTTATTTGTTGCAGCCAGCGCTAAAAAGTTACTAATAATCGCAGCGGTTTGAGCTCTTGTAATCGGTTGATTCGGTTTATATGTACCATCAGGATAGCCGGAGAGCCAGCCTTTTTCAGTTAAAAATAAAATCTGTTGTTCGGCCCAATGACCAGTTATGTCTTTTAATTTTCTATCATCAAATTGATATAAATCAAGGTAATCCATGATAGTGCCTACTTTATTTCGATAGTATTCCCCGCCCAGATGAATATAGCCGGCATTGGCTATGTCAAACAAATATTCCTTGGATGCCCGCTCATAACCCCATCCTCTTTTCATTCTTTCTTCATAATTTGTTTTTGCGAACCGATAACGATCGTTTAACAGTAAGTTTCCTGCCAAATAATCGACCGCTTCTTTATAGGTACTGAAAGCCCGATACCAGTTATCCCTTCTTTTACTTTCATCGTATATTTTACGGTCTTGTCCGTAATCTGTTAGTACAGGAACCGGTTCATAATCTTCATCCGGTTGTCCTTTCAGCTGCCAGGCATTCTTCGGATTATATCCCCAAACCTTTATTCCGAAAAGATTATTCGCATTCACCGCTATTCTTGTTGTTCCATAGCCGCTTTCCAGAGCTGCCATTCCAATAATCGCACTCGCTGGAATTCCCCATTTTTCATTTGCATTCATTGCATATGTAGAAATTTCATTAATAAAGTCTTCCTTCATTTTGAGTGAAGGGTATTCGTATGTAGATAGATAGGCATTACTGTTTCTTCCCGATTTTTCATCTTCAAAAGGGAGAGGATTCACACCTTTTGCGCTCGTGGTCAGCGAGCTGCTATTCAAGACTAGTAAAAAAAATAATAATGATAGTAAAGATTTTATTAATTTCGCCAAATTCACAACTCCTAAAATATTCAAATAATAATCTCAGACTCTTCCATCATAGCAGTTTTTTACTAGAAATGGTGTGTGAAACATCATTTAATTATTACTAATTGGTGGTGATATTACCTGACTTTTCCTATGTTAAGTTCCCTTCCCCAAACCAAAAAACATGATTCAATTTTATAACCGTAATGGATTCACCGTACATTTTATAGATTTTAGCCAAATAATTTATAAGAATATAAATTTCATATTAGGGTAGAAGTAGAAAAGTAAAGTAAATTTTTGAATGAAAGAGGGGATTTTATGCAGGAAATAATCCTAATTCTGGTCATACAGCTCGTATACGTGCCGTTAATGACATTGCGAACAATTTTCCTAGTCAAAGATATGAGACTTCTTGCATCAATTTTCGGGTTTTTAGAAGTCCTTATTAACGTATTTGCACTTTCTATCATCTTTAGTGGTGATCAGAACTTTATAGCGATGATTGTATATGCACTCGGTTTTAGTATTGGGATACCGATCGGAACAATGATAGAAAACAAACTGGCTATTGGTTATGTGTCTGTTACAATCAATACACAACAGAAAAATCAGGAACTGATCGACACATTAAGAAACAGCGGTTTTGCCATCACGACATCTGTCAGTGAAGGTCGTGACAGTGAACGTTATAAATATGAGATTCTCGCTAAACGAAACCGGGAAAAAGAATTATTCTCCCTTGTTGAGTCAATTGAACCTAAGGCATTTATCATTTCTTATGAGCCAAAATCATTCAAAGGCGGTTTCTTAGTCGATCGTATGCGTAAATTTAAACTACGACGTTAAAATAAAAATGAGCTGGGACAAAACCCGCCCAAAATCAAAAGCCGTCCAAATTTTACGATTAGTAAAATTTGGACGGCTTTCTTATTGTGTCAACTTCGTAGCCGTTGATCTCCGTTACGGCGGACGCTTTCCTGGGGGCACGGCTCTAGCCTGTAGTCTCTCCCACGTGCTCGCTCCTTTTATGCACCATACTGGTTGTTGATTTTAAATAGTGCGTAACAATGTTTTCATTCTCTCTTCAAAATCAGGATGCCCCCAATAAAGCATTGCGTTTTCGATACTTTCCTCATCCACCAAATGCTTTACTAATAGATAAGCGATATAATAACCAATCCGACTATAGCCGAAAGTTTCACCACCGTTAATCGAAAACCATTCTTTAAATAGTTCTGCAGAAGTACATTGAACTAAATCTTGCTGAAAAACCCTGATTAAGGTATTAGTATTTTCTTCGCAAAATGAAAGCCATTCTCGATCCGGTTGATAAGCAAAATAAATATCCTCGTCTGCATTTACTACTAAAGTGGATAGATAAGTCGCTACGCCCTCTTGCAATAGCCAGGTAAACGGATTAGACCATTGTATATCCTTTGCATCTATCCCGTTATATGTCGTGAAAAGATGATGGACTGCATGGCCAAATTCATGTGCAATGATTACTTTTAGACCCGCCTCATTCGGCTCAAATTTCTCAACACAAAAAGCAATATGAGGATCCATGGAACGGTATGTATAAGCATTCGAACCACCTAGACCGACAAAAATATAAACATCTTTTGAAAATATTATCGGAAATCGCTTTTCGTATTCCTTTGTGATTTCAGGTGTTAGCGATTTTAATTTGTCCGCAATCCAGTTCATTTGCTCAATCCTATTTGGATGCGTTTTTAATGCATTTTCAAGTTTCAGTTCTTTATTGCGGCAATGATGTTCAAAGTAATAACTATAGATTTCAGGATGTTTATTAAAATAATTTTCATAGTACTCTTTTGAAGGTTCATACCGATTCAAAAAAGGACTTGCCAGATCGTATATTTTCATAAGATTTCTCCAATCTTTTAATCATACTTCCTATAACTCTCTCGATAGCCTGATCATATCGGTACACTGGATACCGTTCTCGTAAATTTCTTCCGAGTAATGCTTAACAAAATAGTTATATTCAACTGACACAATTCGAAAACCGTATTTTTGATATAACGCCAATTGCCCAATACTTGAATTTCCCGTACCAATATCAATCGTCTTATACCCATGTGTTTTGGCTACACGAACTGCATCACTGACTAATAATTTTCCGATCCCTTTCCCCTGATGCTCTTCAGCTACTGCTACATTGACAATTTCCACAGTTTTCGGTCTTGTCGGCAACAGGACATAGACGCCAATGATTTGCTCTTCACTTTCAGCTATAAAACAATCGCCCTTAGCTACATAATCTTCCACAAAACTTTTAGAAGGGTCTGCCAGCAGCAATAATTCCATTGGCACTTTTTCGTGTTTCTCCAGCTTTCTAATATACACACTGATCCCCCTTTATTTCTCGCTTAGTTTTGCTTATTGTTATTCTTTTCTAACTCTTTTTCAATATCTTCATTACTTAAGTCAGACTTTAATTCCTCAATCTTATATTTATTTTTAATTAAAATTCCAAGGTCCGAATAATTAATTCCATGCTTTACCGCCAAAAATACAACGATGTAAAGCAAAAAACCTAAAAAGGCAAATGATAATAATTCCATGTAATCCTCTCCATATATTAAAAATTTTACCATAAATAAAAAACCAGATGGCTCAATTCCATCTGGTTCAGAGTAATGACCGCTATTTAGTTATTACTTTCTTACAGCAGGTGGGCCAAATTTTCCTAGCTGCAGATCACGGAATGCTTCTCTGATTTCTTCTCTTGTATTCATTACAAACGGCCCCCCTAGCGCGATTTCTTCTCGAATTGGGACACCTGAATAAATCAAAACTTTAGCCCGTTTTGCTGCTGTAATTTTTAACTCGCTTGAATTGGCTTCAGAACCATTTTCATTAAATGAAATCGTAGCCGCTCCTGTTTTCGCTATTTTTGTCCTGCTTTCCCCAAATTCCATCTCTCCTGCCAGCATAAACAGAAATGAATTATGGTTTTCGGGTAAAACATGCGTATACTCAGCACCTTCACGAAGCGTAATTTCGGTCATCGTAATCGGAACTAAACTTTGCATAGGTCCTGTCACACCTGCAATATCCCCTGAATAAACCCGGATATATCCACCATCGATATTAACTACCGGTGCATCTTCGACAAAAATATTTTGATAAGACGTTTCTGTATGTTTTAAACTTTTAGGCAGGTTCAGCCATAGCTGCAATGTATGAATCAAGTCGTCCTCGAACGCTTCTTCTGCATGTCGAGCTGCCCAGCCGGCATTCATATATTGAACATCCCCGGCATTTAAAATGCTGTAACCGCCTGCATTATCAATATGTTCCAGTCTGCCATCCACAACATATGTTACAGTCTGAAAGCCGCGGTGCGGATGATCAGAGAAAACGCCGCGCTTATACCAATCTTCTGCCATTAAAATGAAAGGATCGAATTCCTTGTTCCGTTCAGGGTGAAGAATGAATCCTTGTTGGACATGGGGATAGCCATTTTTATTGTACTCCGGATACCAAAAACTTTTAATATCTCTTTGAAAAGCTGCATTCGTTGCCAATTCTATTCCTCCCGCCAAAATTACTATGAAAATGTACGATTAACGTCGAAAACTTCCAATTAAAGTTTATCCCATTTTCTCGGCTAACTCTAAAATTATGCCTTCCGGTCCCTGAACAAAGCATAATTTATAAATATTATTGTAGTTTTGGATTTCACTAATAATTTCTGCGCCTTTCTTTTTCAACTTATCAACGACCGTTTCAATATCATCTACAGCAAAGGCAATATGATTTTTTGAAGACTGCTGAATACTTTCTATTTCTGTGTCTGTATGGAACTTGACGAGCTCCAAATTTGCCTGGCCATCCGGCATTCCTAAAAGGACAATCGTTGCTTTCACATCAGTTAGACCGATGATTCGCTCTGCCCATTTCCCGTCCACTTCCGCTTCACCAAGTACGTCCAGCCCAAATTCAATGAAAAACTGTTTAACCGCGGTAAGATCGTTTACTATAATCCCTACATGATCTATTTTGTGAATTTTCATATTTAGTCCCCCCTCGCTCTAGTAATAGATTTTTTATATACCTCTCAATTAGCTTTTCGTTTTCTTTTCATGCCAAGGTGTCGTTGGCCTTGAATCAGGATATCCATTTATTTCCCGATATCGTTTCCGTTCATCCGTAAAATGCCACCAACTTTTTTCGCTGTCTGAATGGTTAGCATGATATACGATACATCTTAACGAATCCTCTACACACGGGTCTTCCCAATAACCGAAGTGCTCCTCCAATCGATTTGTTAAATCAGCACCATCTTCGTTTTTCAATTCTTCCAAAGAATAATAACCCAATTCCGTAACCCATTGAGCCAACTTCGGTCCGATTGAAGGGATCGCCTGGAATTGAGCTAGTCCACGGAGATAGTTAGCACGTTCGTAAGTTGATTGTAAGCATGCAGTTAATTGTTGTATATCCATTTGAGCGATTTCATTTAATTTCACTTTGCACTTTCTTAAATTGATTCTTTCTTCGGATGTTAAAGGAAGCTTTGGAGAGGGTTTTTTCATCTCGATTTCACCTAACTTATACTCAATTTATCTTTCAATTATTTACTTACATCTACAATATATAACAAAAACCGGGCCAAAAAATATTTAAAAGGAGGATTTCCCGTACATTGAAATCCTCCCAAAACTTAACCCATATTGTCCTGCAGTTTGACCATGTTATACCAACTGACTCCGCCATGCTGGGATTCAGAAGTACCTTCGTTTACAAATCCGAGCTTTTCATAAAAAGAAACCAATTCCTGTCTGCATGTTAACGTAATTCCTTGTCGCCCATTTTCTTTTACAAGCTGCTCCAGTTGATTGATCAACATCCGGGCAATTCCTTGATTTCTTGTCTTTTTAGAAACAGCTACGCCTAATATACTCTGGTAGCCTCCCTTTTTAGGATTTTCATTTATTTGTTCAAAAAGGTCATCCGTTATGTATCGTTGAGAAATTACCGGGCCGTTAATATAGCCAATAATCTCTCCATCTTTTTCGGCGACAATAAATGTATCCGCGATCAGCTGAATTCTCTCCACAAAGGCTTCCCTTGTGGCAGCCTCTTCTTTTGTAAAACCTTCATTTTCAATGATGATCAGCTCTTCTAAATCTGTTTGTTGCACATTTCGTAATGTAATCATGTTGTAACCAACTCCCCAATCCAGCCATTTACTTTTCTTCTAACTTTCTTTCGAGTGCCTCCACTCGTTTTTCCAATGTATACAGCTCGACTTTTAACGCTGTATCCCTTTTATTTGTGGATCTTAATGTCGATTTAAATAGTCTGTTAAAACTCCAATAGGCGATTAACAAGCACGCTGAGATTATAAATAATATAATTAAAACTCCCAGTATATTTTCTAAAATAATCGGTTCACTCCTTTAACCCGTTCGAATCTATATTATTCCGACCAATCTCCGTACTGAATGACTTTAATTGTTTTATCATCCTCCAACTGTTGTTTAAGCAGGTAGTTATGGCCGCTCCCATATAAAATAACCGCTCTTTTTGTTTCAGGAAGAATAGATTTTTTTATATTACGGACGATTTTTAAATTTCGGTAATACCAG belongs to Solibacillus sp. FSL W7-1436 and includes:
- a CDS encoding DUF2500 domain-containing protein, with translation MYDMPGSGDWLFNFGPIFIALIFIIIFISIIGGLFSGFKQWKKNENSPRLTIPAIVKGKRTNVTRNTHHHHDNNHHSHSTSTKYFITFEFESGDRSEFHVSGKEYGMLAEGDIGKLTFQGTRYLDFTRV
- the thpR gene encoding RNA 2',3'-cyclic phosphodiesterase: MERVAHYFWAVRIPDEVKQTIYEELTRIKPIFQFKRWVDLNDYHITLAFLGTVKPKQLTSVIESVGDAIENQKTFKLDIKGLGVFGAQKSPRIFWGAVSESDALYKIQEIVHQTCLDEGFKLETRPYHPHITLARKWGANEDFIVDNLATQNPFKEKPLSFEVNEIVLYKSNVENTPKYEPVVSFSLV
- a CDS encoding helix-turn-helix transcriptional regulator yields the protein MLGGFIIKNNIKVLRAQRSMTQDQLAEKLSVSRQTIISLEKEKYNPSIILAFKLAEIFNCKIEDIFIYEGEIE
- a CDS encoding nucleoside deaminase yields the protein MINNLDLKHLQRCVELAKTALEKGDEPFGSILVSAEGEVLFEDHNHVAGGDHTQHPEFAIARWAANNMEPEERINATVYTSGEHCPMCAAAHGWVGLGRIVYASSSKQLAKWLAEFGQAPSRVRNLSIQEVINDAIIDGPVPELAEEVHQLHRQFHEIR
- the pdxS gene encoding pyridoxal 5'-phosphate synthase lyase subunit PdxS — encoded protein: MVQVGTDRVKRGMAEMQKGGVIMDVINAEQAKIAEATGAVAVMALERVPSDIRKAGGVARMADPRIVEEVMNAVTIPVMAKARIGHIVEARVLESMGVDYIDESEVLTPADEEFHLLKSDYTVPFVCGCRDLGEAARRIGEGASMLRTKGEPGTGNIVEAVRHLRKVNAQVRRVVGMNVDELMTEAKILGAPFELLLEIKRLGRLPVVNFAAGGVATPADAALMMELGADGVFVGSGIFKSENPEKFARAIVEATTHYTDYKLIAEISKELGTPMKGIEIATLSVNERMQERGW
- the pdxT gene encoding pyridoxal 5'-phosphate synthase glutaminase subunit PdxT, translating into MAKIGVLALQGAVKEHIQQITLLGHDAVAVKTSGDLRGIDGLILPGGESTTIGKMLERNDLLEPIQELAQQGIPMFGTCAGLILLAKKIKDSATPHLGLMDVEVERNSFGRQVDSFEAPLSIPSIGDEITAVFIRAPHIVSVGEHVEILATYEERIVLAREGQFLGCSFHPELTDDVRILEFFIGMVNEFIKVPR
- a CDS encoding S-layer homology domain-containing protein; translation: MAKLIKSLLSLLFFLLVLNSSSLTTSAKGVNPLPFEDEKSGRNSNAYLSTYEYPSLKMKEDFINEISTYAMNANEKWGIPASAIIGMAALESGYGTTRIAVNANNLFGIKVWGYNPKNAWQLKGQPDEDYEPVPVLTDYGQDRKIYDESKRRDNWYRAFSTYKEAVDYLAGNLLLNDRYRFAKTNYEERMKRGWGYERASKEYLFDIANAGYIHLGGEYYRNKVGTIMDYLDLYQFDDRKLKDITGHWAEQQILFLTEKGWLSGYPDGTYKPNQPITRAQTAAIISNFLALAATNKDISFSDVEKSFWASDSIRLVAQHKIINGIGDGRFSPNTYLTRAQMAQIFYNAVFYSRPANKGVNSFKDVDQNFWASLAIETMKQEGIMAGYSASRFGPNNPTTRAHMAAMIYRIHEKGLNK
- a CDS encoding DUF2179 domain-containing protein; the encoded protein is MQEIILILVIQLVYVPLMTLRTIFLVKDMRLLASIFGFLEVLINVFALSIIFSGDQNFIAMIVYALGFSIGIPIGTMIENKLAIGYVSVTINTQQKNQELIDTLRNSGFAITTSVSEGRDSERYKYEILAKRNREKELFSLVESIEPKAFIISYEPKSFKGGFLVDRMRKFKLRR
- a CDS encoding GNAT family N-acetyltransferase, translating into MYIRKLEKHEKVPMELLLLADPSKSFVEDYVAKGDCFIAESEEQIIGVYVLLPTRPKTVEIVNVAVAEEHQGKGIGKLLVSDAVRVAKTHGYKTIDIGTGNSSIGQLALYQKYGFRIVSVEYNYFVKHYSEEIYENGIQCTDMIRLSREL
- a CDS encoding pirin family protein translates to MATNAAFQRDIKSFWYPEYNKNGYPHVQQGFILHPERNKEFDPFILMAEDWYKRGVFSDHPHRGFQTVTYVVDGRLEHIDNAGGYSILNAGDVQYMNAGWAARHAEEAFEDDLIHTLQLWLNLPKSLKHTETSYQNIFVEDAPVVNIDGGYIRVYSGDIAGVTGPMQSLVPITMTEITLREGAEYTHVLPENHNSFLFMLAGEMEFGESRTKIAKTGAATISFNENGSEANSSELKITAAKRAKVLIYSGVPIREEIALGGPFVMNTREEIREAFRDLQLGKFGPPAVRK
- a CDS encoding VOC family protein, which produces MKIHKIDHVGIIVNDLTAVKQFFIEFGLDVLGEAEVDGKWAERIIGLTDVKATIVLLGMPDGQANLELVKFHTDTEIESIQQSSKNHIAFAVDDIETVVDKLKKKGAEIISEIQNYNNIYKLCFVQGPEGIILELAEKMG
- a CDS encoding helix-hairpin-helix domain-containing protein; protein product: MKKPSPKLPLTSEERINLRKCKVKLNEIAQMDIQQLTACLQSTYERANYLRGLAQFQAIPSIGPKLAQWVTELGYYSLEELKNEDGADLTNRLEEHFGYWEDPCVEDSLRCIVYHANHSDSEKSWWHFTDERKRYREINGYPDSRPTTPWHEKKTKS
- a CDS encoding GNAT family N-acetyltransferase: MITLRNVQQTDLEELIIIENEGFTKEEAATREAFVERIQLIADTFIVAEKDGEIIGYINGPVISQRYITDDLFEQINENPKKGGYQSILGVAVSKKTRNQGIARMLINQLEQLVKENGRQGITLTCRQELVSFYEKLGFVNEGTSESQHGGVSWYNMVKLQDNMG